Sequence from the Candidatus Poribacteria bacterium genome:
AGACTCCCACCCATTGCGACGCTCATAATTTGGATACCGCGACAGATACCAAAAACGGGCATGTCCGCGGCGATTGCTTCTTGACAGAGCGATATTTCAAAGGCATCTCGATCTTCGTTGACATATTTTAGCGTTGGGTGCCACTCGGCATCAAAATTGTCTGGATGAATATCGCTACCCCCTGTGTCACCCCCTGTTAGCAAAAGACCATCAATATCAGCGTAAGCGTCTTCGGATATGGCGGGGTACAGCGTGCGAGGTATACCGCCGAACTCTGTAATCGCCTTGATATAGTTATTAGAAGGGTCGTCCTCAATATTTTCGCTAAATATAATTCCGATAATAGGGCGCATATAAGAAAGTCTCCTTTGGGGTATTTTTTTATAAATTGAGGTTATTGTTTGGAGACAGCCTCAATAAATGCAGTAAATAGTTTTGCGGCGTGTTTTTCGAGATCCGGATTGAACGGGAAAGAG
This genomic interval carries:
- a CDS encoding gamma-glutamyl-gamma-aminobutyrate hydrolase family protein; translation: MRPIIGIIFSENIEDDPSNNYIKAITEFGGIPRTLYPAISEDAYADIDGLLLTGGDTGGSDIHPDNFDAEWHPTLKYVNEDRDAFEISLCQEAIAADMPVFGICRGIQIMSVAMGGSLYQDIPSEFPKEVSCQSQVNDVDSRHTIEIVAGSRLNRITEKRTDEVNSAHHQAVKDKGKGFEVTARTEEGIIEAMENTSKRFVLGVQYHPERMLETADFQKHRRKLFEAFIEAASE